A single window of Helicobacter pylori NCTC 11637 = CCUG 17874 = ATCC 43504 = JCM 12093 DNA harbors:
- a CDS encoding DUF2603 domain-containing protein, whose amino-acid sequence MEKLPKKRVSKTKSQKLINSLTTQKNRAFLKKISANEMLLESEKGAFKKNEAYFISDEEDKNYVLVPDNVISLLAENARKAFEARLRAELERDIITQAPIDFEDVREVSLQLLENLRQKDGNLPNINTLNFVKQIKKEHPNLFFNFDNMFKQPPFNENNFENFDNSDEENF is encoded by the coding sequence ATGGAAAAATTACCTAAAAAACGAGTTTCTAAAACCAAATCACAAAAACTTATCAATAGCCTAACCACCCAAAAAAACAGAGCCTTTCTCAAAAAAATCAGCGCTAATGAAATGCTTTTAGAGTCAGAAAAAGGGGCGTTTAAAAAAAATGAAGCTTATTTTATTTCTGATGAAGAAGATAAAAATTATGTTTTAGTGCCAGATAACGTGATCTCTCTTTTAGCAGAAAACGCCAGAAAGGCTTTTGAAGCCAGGCTTAGGGCGGAATTAGAAAGGGATATTATCACCCAAGCGCCGATTGATTTTGAAGACGTGCGCGAAGTTTCCTTGCAATTGTTAGAAAATTTACGCCAAAAAGATGGGAATTTGCCTAATATCAACACCTTAAATTTTGTCAAACAAATCAAAAAAGAACACCCTAATTTATTCTTTAATTTTGACAACATGTTCAAACAACCCCCTTTTAATGAGAATAATTTTGAAAATTTTGACAATAGCGATGAGGAAAATTTTTAA
- the rnc gene encoding ribonuclease III, producing MKNKRSQNSPYITPNSSYTALEKALGYSFKDKRLLEQALTHKSCKLALNNERLEFLGDAVLGLVIGELLYHKFYQYDEGKLSKLRASIVSAHGFTKLAKAIALQDYLRVSSSEEISKGREKPSILSSAFEALMAGVYLEAGLAKVRKIMQNLLNRAYKRLDLEHLFMDYKTALQELTQAQFCVIPTYQLLKEKGPDHHKEFEMALYIQDKMYATAKGKSKKEAEQQCAYQALQKLKEAK from the coding sequence ATGAAAAACAAACGCTCTCAAAATAGCCCTTACATAACGCCTAATAGCTCTTACACAGCGCTAGAAAAAGCTTTGGGGTATTCTTTTAAAGACAAGCGTTTATTGGAACAAGCCTTAACGCATAAATCATGCAAGCTCGCTTTAAACAATGAGCGCTTGGAATTTTTGGGCGATGCGGTGTTGGGTTTGGTGATAGGGGAGTTGCTATACCATAAATTCTATCAATACGATGAGGGAAAACTCTCTAAATTAAGGGCTTCTATTGTGAGTGCGCATGGTTTTACTAAATTAGCGAAAGCGATCGCTTTGCAAGATTATTTGCGCGTTTCTTCTTCTGAAGAAATTTCTAAGGGGAGAGAAAAACCCTCTATTCTGTCAAGCGCTTTTGAGGCTTTAATGGCCGGGGTGTATTTAGAAGCGGGGTTAGCTAAGGTGCGCAAAATCATGCAAAATTTACTCAATCGCGCTTACAAGCGTTTGGATTTGGAACATTTGTTTATGGACTATAAAACCGCCTTACAGGAATTAACCCAAGCGCAATTTTGCGTGATCCCCACTTACCAATTGCTCAAAGAAAAAGGGCCAGACCATCATAAAGAATTTGAAATGGCTCTATACATTCAAGATAAAATGTATGCGACCGCTAAAGGCAAAAGCAAAAAAGAAGCCGAACAGCAATGCGCTTATCAAGCGCTTCAAAAACTGAAGGAAGCCAAATGA
- the aroC gene encoding chorismate synthase, translated as MNTLGRFLRLTTFGESHGDVIGGVLDGMPSGIKIDYALLENEMKRRQGGRNVFTTPRKEDDKVEITSGVFEDFSTGTPIGFLIHNQRARIKDYDNIKNLFRPSHADFTYFHKYGIRDFRGGGRSSARESAIRVAAGAFAKMLLREIGIVCESGIIEIGGIKAKNYDFNHALKSEIFALDKEQEEAQKTAIQNAIKNHDSIGGVVLIRARSAKTNQKLPIGLGQGLYAKLDAKIAEAMMGLNGVKAVEIGEGVESSLLKGSEYNDLMDQKGFLSNRSGGVLGGMSNGEEIIVRVHFKPTPSIFQPQQTIDIKGNECECLLKGRHDPCIAIRGSVVCESLLSLVLADMVLLNLTSKIEYLKTIYNEN; from the coding sequence ATGAACACTTTGGGGCGTTTTTTAAGGCTCACGACTTTTGGGGAATCGCATGGGGATGTGATAGGGGGGGTATTAGACGGCATGCCTAGCGGGATTAAAATAGACTATGCGCTATTAGAAAATGAAATGAAGCGCCGCCAAGGGGGGAGGAATGTTTTCACTACGCCACGGAAAGAAGACGATAAAGTGGAAATAACAAGCGGGGTTTTTGAAGATTTTAGCACAGGGACGCCCATAGGGTTTTTAATACACAACCAAAGGGCTAGGATCAAGGATTATGATAACATTAAAAACCTTTTCAGGCCTAGCCATGCGGATTTCACTTATTTTCATAAATACGGCATCAGAGATTTTAGGGGTGGGGGGAGGAGTTCAGCTAGAGAGAGCGCTATAAGAGTGGCTGCTGGGGCGTTTGCTAAAATGCTTTTAAGAGAAATCGGTATTGTTTGTGAAAGCGGGATTATAGAAATTGGGGGCATTAAAGCCAAAAATTACGATTTTAATCACGCCTTAAAAAGCGAGATTTTTGCCCTAGACAAAGAGCAAGAAGAAGCGCAAAAAACAGCCATTCAAAACGCTATCAAAAACCACGATAGCATAGGGGGTGTGGTTTTGATTAGAGCAAGGAGTGCAAAAACTAATCAAAAGCTCCCCATTGGTTTAGGTCAAGGGCTATACGCTAAATTAGACGCTAAAATCGCTGAAGCGATGATGGGGCTTAACGGGGTGAAAGCGGTTGAAATAGGCGAGGGGGTAGAAAGCTCTTTATTAAAAGGCTCAGAGTATAATGACTTAATGGATCAAAAGGGGTTTTTGAGCAATCGTAGCGGAGGGGTTTTAGGGGGCATGAGCAATGGGGAAGAAATCATTGTTAGAGTGCATTTCAAACCCACGCCAAGCATTTTCCAACCTCAACAAACCATAGACATTAAGGGCAATGAATGCGAATGTTTGTTAAAAGGCAGGCATGATCCTTGCATTGCGATTAGGGGGAGTGTGGTGTGCGAGAGTTTGCTTTCATTGGTGTTAGCTGATATGGTATTACTCAATCTGACTTCAAAAATAGAGTATTTAAAAACGATTTATAATGAGAATTAA